A region of Homo sapiens chromosome 17, GRCh38.p14 Primary Assembly DNA encodes the following proteins:
- the KIF18B gene encoding kinesin-like protein KIF18B isoform X7 has protein sequence MSVRSVTTVMAVEDSTLQVVVRVRPPTPRELDSQRRPVVQVVDERVLVFNPEEPDGGFPGLKWGGTHDGPKKKGKDLTFVFDRVFGEAATQQDVFQHTTHSVLDSFLQGYNCSVFAYGATGAGKTHTMLGREGDPGIMYLTTVELYRRLEARQQEKHFEVLISYQEPASAEQLLEILTRGNRNRTQHPTDANATSSRSHAIFQIFVKQQDRVPGLTQAVQVAKMSLIDLAGSERASSTHAKGERLREGANINRSLLALINVLNALADAKGRKTHVPYRDSKLTRLLKDSLGGNCRTVMIAAISPSSLTYEDTYNTLKYADRAKEIRLSLKSNVTSLDCHISQYATICQQLQAEVAALRKKLQVYEGGGQPPPQDLPGSPKSGPPPEHLPSSPLPPHPPSQPCTPELPAGPRALQEESLGMEAQVERAMEGNSSDQEQSPEDEDEGPAEEVPTQMPEQNPTHALPESPRLTLQPKPVVGHFSARELDGDRSKQLALKVLCVAQRQYSLLQAANLLTPDMITEFETLQQLVQEEKIEPGAEALRTSGLARGAPLAQELCSESIPVPSPLCPEPPGYTGPVTRTMARRLSGPLHTLGIPPGPNCTPAQGSRWPMEKKRRRPSALEADSPMAPKRGTKRQRQSFLPCLRRGSLPDTQPSQGPSTPKGERASSPCHSPRVCPATVIKSRVPLGPSAMQNCSTPLALPTRDLNATFDLSEEPPSKPSFHECIGWDKIPQELSRLDQPFIPRAPVPLFTMKGPKPTSSLPGTSACKKKRVASSSVSHGRSRIARLPSSTLKRPAGPLVLPGDWH, from the exons ATGTCAGTGAGGA GTGTCACCACAGTGATGGCAGTGGAGGACAGCACGCTGCAAGTAGTGGTACGGGTGCGGCCCCCCACCCCTCGGGAGCTGGACAGTCAGCGGCGGCCAGTGGTTCAGGTGGTGGACGAGCGGGTGCTGGTGTTTAACCCTGAGGAGCCCGATGGAGGGTTCCCTGGCCTGAAATGGGGTGGCACCCATGATGGCCCCAAGAAGAAGGGCAAAGACCTGACGTTTGTCTTTGACCGGGTCTTTGGCGAGGCGGCCACCCAACAGGACGTGTTCCAGCACACCACGCACAGCGTCCTGGACAGCTTCCTCCAGGGCTACAACTGCTCAG TGTTTGCCTACGGGGCCACCGGGGCTGGGAAGACACACACCAtgctgggaagggagggggaCCCCGGCATCATGTACCTGACCACCGTGGAACTGTACAGGCGCCTGGAGGCCCGCCAGCAGGAGAAGCACTTCGAGGTGCTCATCAGCTACCAGGAG CCAGCCTCAGCCGAGCAGCTGCTGGAGATACTGACCAGGGGGAACCGTAACCGCACGCAGCACCCCACTGATGCCAACGCGACTTCCTCCCGCTCCCATGCCATCTTCCAG ATCTTTGTGAAGCAGCAGGACCGGGTTCCAGGACTGACCCAGGCTGTCCAGGTGGCCAAGATGAGCCTGATTGACCTGGCTGGCTCAGAGCGGGCATCCAGCACCCATGCGAAGGGGGAGCGGCTGCGGGAGGGGGCCAACATCAACCGCTCTCTGCTGGCGCTCATCAACGTCCTCAATGCCTTGGCCGATGCAAAG GGCCGCAAGACCCATGTGCCCTACCGGGACAGCAAACTGACCCGCCTGCTCAAAGACTCCCTCGGGGGCAACTGCCGCACAGTGATGATCGCTGCCATCAGCCCCTCCAGCCTGACCTACGAGGACACGTACAACACCCTCAAATATGCCGACCGGGCCAAGGAGATCAGGCTCTCG CTGAAGAGCAATGTGACCAGCCTGGACTGTCACATCAGCCAGTATGCTACCATCTGCCAACAGCTCCAGGCTGAG GTAGCCGCTCTGAGGAAGAAGCTCCAAGTGTATGAGGGGGGAGGCCAGCCCCCACCACAGGACCTCCCAGGATCTCCCAAGTCGGGACCACCACCAGAACA CCTTCCCAGCTCCCCCTTgccaccccaccctcccagccAGCCCTGCACCCCAGAGCTCCCTGCAGGGCCTAGAGCCCTTCAAGAGGAGAGTCTGGGGATGGAGGCCCAGGTGGAGAGGGCCATGGAAGGGAACTCTTCAGACCAGGAGCAGTCCCCAGAGGATGAGGATGAAGGCCCAGCTGAGGAG gTTCCAACCCAGATGCCAGAGCAGAACCCCACACATGCACTGCCAGAGTCCCCTCGCCTGACCCTGCAGCCCAAGCCAGTCGTGGGCCACTTCTCAGCACGGGAACTGGATGGGGACCGTTCTAAGCA GTTGGCCCTAAAGGTGCTGTGCGTTGCCCAGCGGCAGTACTCCCTGCTCCAAGCAGCCAACCTCCTGACGCCCGACATGATCACAGAGTTTGAGACCCTACAGCAGCTGGTGCAAGAGGAAAAAATTGAGCCTGGGGCAGAGGCCTTGAGGACTTCAGGCCTGGCCAGGGGGGCACCTCTGGCTCAGGAGCTGTGTTCAGAGTCAA TCCCTGTGCCGTCTCCTCTCTGCCCAGAGCCTCCAGGATACACTGGCCCTGTGACCCGGACTATGGCGAGGCGACTGAGTGGCCCCCTGCACACCCTGGGAATCCCGCCTGGACCcaactgcaccccagcccagggGTCCCGATGGCCCatggagaagaagaggaggagaccaAGCGCCTTGGAGGCAGACAGTCCCATGGCCCCAAAGCGGGGCACCAAGCGCCAGCGCCAGTCCTTCCTGCCCTGCCTAAGGAGAGGGTCTCTGCCTGACACCCAACCTTCACAGGGGCCCAGCACCCCCAAAGGAGAAAGGGCCTCCTCCCCCTGCCATTCCCCTCGCGTTTGCCCAGCCACAGTCATCAAAAGCCGGGTGCCCCTGGGCCCTTCCGCCATGCAGAACTGCTCCACCCCGCTGGCTCTGCCCACTCGAGACCTCAATGCCACCTTTGATCTCTCTGAGGAGCCTCCCTCAAAGCCCAGTTTCCATGAATGCATTGGCTGGGACAAAATACCCCAGGAGCTGAGCAGGCTGGACCAGCCCTTCATCCCCAG GGCACCTGTGCCCCTGTTCACCATGAAGGGCCCCAAGCCAACATCTTCCCTCCCTGGGACCTCTGCCTGCAAGAAGAAGCGCGTTGCGAG tTCCTCAGTCTCCCATGGCCGCAGCCGCATCGCCCGCCTCCCCAGCAGCACTTTGAAGAGGCCAGCTGGGCCCCTTGTACTCCCAGGTGACTGGCACTAG
- the KIF18B gene encoding kinesin-like protein KIF18B isoform X8 — protein sequence MSVRSVTTVMAVEDSTLQVVVRVRPPTPRELDSQRRPVVQVVDERVLVFNPEEPDGGFPGLKWGGTHDGPKKKGKDLTFVFDRVFGEAATQQDVFQHTTHSVLDSFLQGYNCSVFAYGATGAGKTHTMLGREGDPGIMYLTTVELYRRLEARQQEKHFEVLISYQEVYNEQIHDLLEPKGPLAIREDPDKGVVVQGLSFHQPASAEQLLEILTRGNRNRTQHPTDANATSSRSHAIFQIFVKQQDRVPGLTQAVQVAKMSLIDLAGSERASSTHAKGERLREGANINRSLLALINVLNALADAKGRKTHVPYRDSKLTRLLKDSLGGNCRTVMIAAISPSSLTYEDTYNTLKYADRAKEIRLSLKSNVTSLDCHISQYATICQQLQAEVAALRKKLQVYEGGGQPPPQDLPGSPKSGPPPEQVKGLHPVPAQQLTVT from the exons ATGTCAGTGAGGA GTGTCACCACAGTGATGGCAGTGGAGGACAGCACGCTGCAAGTAGTGGTACGGGTGCGGCCCCCCACCCCTCGGGAGCTGGACAGTCAGCGGCGGCCAGTGGTTCAGGTGGTGGACGAGCGGGTGCTGGTGTTTAACCCTGAGGAGCCCGATGGAGGGTTCCCTGGCCTGAAATGGGGTGGCACCCATGATGGCCCCAAGAAGAAGGGCAAAGACCTGACGTTTGTCTTTGACCGGGTCTTTGGCGAGGCGGCCACCCAACAGGACGTGTTCCAGCACACCACGCACAGCGTCCTGGACAGCTTCCTCCAGGGCTACAACTGCTCAG TGTTTGCCTACGGGGCCACCGGGGCTGGGAAGACACACACCAtgctgggaagggagggggaCCCCGGCATCATGTACCTGACCACCGTGGAACTGTACAGGCGCCTGGAGGCCCGCCAGCAGGAGAAGCACTTCGAGGTGCTCATCAGCTACCAGGAG gtGTATAATGAACAGATCCATGACCTCCTGGAGCCCAAGGGGCCCCTTGCCATCCGCGAGGACCCCGACAAGGGGGTGGTGGTGCAAGGACTTTCTTTCCACCAG CCAGCCTCAGCCGAGCAGCTGCTGGAGATACTGACCAGGGGGAACCGTAACCGCACGCAGCACCCCACTGATGCCAACGCGACTTCCTCCCGCTCCCATGCCATCTTCCAG ATCTTTGTGAAGCAGCAGGACCGGGTTCCAGGACTGACCCAGGCTGTCCAGGTGGCCAAGATGAGCCTGATTGACCTGGCTGGCTCAGAGCGGGCATCCAGCACCCATGCGAAGGGGGAGCGGCTGCGGGAGGGGGCCAACATCAACCGCTCTCTGCTGGCGCTCATCAACGTCCTCAATGCCTTGGCCGATGCAAAG GGCCGCAAGACCCATGTGCCCTACCGGGACAGCAAACTGACCCGCCTGCTCAAAGACTCCCTCGGGGGCAACTGCCGCACAGTGATGATCGCTGCCATCAGCCCCTCCAGCCTGACCTACGAGGACACGTACAACACCCTCAAATATGCCGACCGGGCCAAGGAGATCAGGCTCTCG CTGAAGAGCAATGTGACCAGCCTGGACTGTCACATCAGCCAGTATGCTACCATCTGCCAACAGCTCCAGGCTGAG GTAGCCGCTCTGAGGAAGAAGCTCCAAGTGTATGAGGGGGGAGGCCAGCCCCCACCACAGGACCTCCCAGGATCTCCCAAGTCGGGACCACCACCAGAACA GGTTAAGGGTTTGCACCCAGTGCCTGCCCAGCAACTGACTGTCACCTAG